One window from the genome of Gimesia aquarii encodes:
- a CDS encoding HAD family hydrolase, with translation MNNEDQILLILDVDETLLYAAERCLHRDSDYRVGPYFVYLRPFLIEFLEQTHEHFQIAVWSSSSCDYVEAIVSTIFPNEIQPEFVWSRTRCVPRLDPERHIHYFVKDLKKVKRRGYDLDKVLIVEDTPQKVERNYGNAIYVAPFYGDDTDQELKFLSEYLLRIRSLPDLRRIEKRNWKNRF, from the coding sequence ATGAATAACGAAGATCAAATTCTGCTGATTCTCGATGTAGACGAAACGTTGCTGTATGCTGCGGAGCGCTGTTTACATCGTGATTCAGATTACAGGGTCGGTCCGTACTTTGTTTATTTACGCCCCTTCCTGATCGAATTTCTAGAACAGACTCATGAGCATTTCCAAATCGCAGTCTGGTCCTCTTCCAGTTGTGATTATGTCGAAGCAATCGTCAGTACGATCTTTCCTAACGAGATACAACCAGAATTTGTCTGGAGTCGAACACGGTGCGTGCCACGACTTGATCCTGAGAGACACATACATTATTTCGTGAAAGATTTGAAAAAAGTCAAACGACGAGGATATGATCTAGACAAGGTATTGATTGTTGAAGATACACCGCAGAAAGTAGAACGCAATTATGGAAATGCCATCTATGTTGCTCCTTTTTATGGTGATGATACGGATCAAGAATTGAAATTCCTGTCGGAGTATTTGTTGCGTATCAGATCGCTTCCGGATTTACGGCGGATTGAAAAACGAAATTGGAAAAATCGTTTTTGA
- a CDS encoding DUF7638 domain-containing protein: MTTSSIIRTRPKPLGQSPGIAIPGFIHNGTYFFTELDVFADGLFECWGGVDLDFLTRNLESGWISPMIPNGANFNIHELISGKVVSGKWTHNQDSLHERLLNCLQVLNPEMKDLFDFKGEDVELRDGARYSKVGLIDVTPCQKVCVENSPVGKSRYAFVCQNGQEYLVPLRIYADGGIDVHPLLGEEKLIDFNELEYMIKTKDLSMTVPDHTVIEIDTFGRFEIDDINFGINNPVEFLTEVQDIILELNGKPDSVTRCREVFQQYLEDPTVLNQKLLKEAYEAIPQHNRMYVGDMDTKDIPVRIAIYGENEIENWSHRIVARLESDSNLPTINIPKPKDKGGE, encoded by the coding sequence ATGACTACATCATCAATCATTCGTACTCGTCCCAAGCCCCTTGGCCAGAGTCCAGGAATTGCGATCCCCGGATTTATTCATAACGGTACTTATTTTTTTACTGAACTGGATGTTTTTGCCGATGGTTTATTCGAATGTTGGGGAGGAGTCGACTTGGATTTCCTTACAAGAAATTTGGAGAGCGGTTGGATTTCGCCGATGATTCCTAATGGAGCAAACTTCAATATTCACGAACTAATCAGTGGAAAGGTAGTTTCTGGAAAATGGACACACAATCAAGATTCGTTACACGAAAGGCTTCTGAACTGTTTGCAGGTATTAAATCCGGAAATGAAGGATCTATTTGATTTTAAAGGTGAAGATGTAGAACTGCGGGATGGAGCAAGATATTCCAAAGTGGGGCTGATTGATGTCACTCCCTGTCAGAAAGTGTGTGTAGAAAATAGTCCTGTCGGTAAGTCCCGTTATGCTTTCGTTTGTCAGAACGGGCAGGAATATTTAGTCCCTTTGCGAATTTATGCCGATGGTGGAATTGACGTTCACCCACTTTTGGGTGAAGAGAAGTTAATCGACTTCAATGAGCTTGAATACATGATCAAAACAAAGGATCTTAGCATGACCGTTCCGGATCATACGGTCATCGAAATAGATACGTTCGGGCGATTTGAAATTGACGACATAAATTTTGGAATCAACAATCCAGTAGAATTTTTAACTGAAGTTCAAGACATAATTTTAGAATTGAATGGAAAACCTGATTCTGTCACAAGATGTCGCGAAGTATTTCAACAATATTTAGAGGACCCGACAGTTTTAAACCAGAAGTTATTAAAAGAGGCCTACGAAGCAATTCCGCAGCACAATCGAATGTATGTCGGCGATATGGATACGAAAGACATACCGGTCCGGATAGCTATCTATGGGGAAAATGAAATTGAAAACTGGTCACACCGTATAGTTGCTCGCTTAGAAAGTGATTCTAATCTCCCCACTATTAATATACCTAAACCCAAAGATAAAGGTGGTGAATAA
- a CDS encoding DUF6193 family natural product biosynthesis protein, with product MASQAFYPDLAEPGALAEHLLMGIGEIDNELLVKSWPEVIEAQAEGKHFHGTRLFHSHSSATIYCEHRSVYLYLEAERRMFCINFAAEGVEAARAHTSDLVVSASFFRRWGIDHVSPDALDSEFSCVELTERKSALEEVESRWNWYQESIAEGDPDLVAFFEVASLVPELRQLYPFKSVYYFCFSRCTHYPFTKDCPYVKPKYDSETHKVITNYYQVLLHEKVLGEGNAQEVVQIVLQHLPEGCGPAVSCSADYL from the coding sequence ATGGCATCCCAGGCCTTTTATCCAGACCTAGCGGAACCAGGAGCGTTGGCTGAACACTTACTAATGGGAATTGGTGAGATTGATAACGAGCTTCTAGTCAAATCCTGGCCAGAAGTAATTGAAGCTCAAGCAGAGGGCAAGCATTTTCACGGAACCCGACTATTCCATTCTCACTCGAGTGCAACGATTTATTGCGAACACCGATCCGTATATTTATATCTTGAGGCGGAAAGACGCATGTTTTGCATTAACTTCGCTGCTGAAGGAGTCGAAGCCGCCAGGGCTCATACATCAGATCTTGTTGTGTCAGCAAGTTTCTTTCGTCGGTGGGGCATCGACCATGTCAGTCCCGATGCACTTGATAGCGAGTTTTCCTGTGTTGAGCTGACCGAGAGAAAATCTGCTCTAGAAGAAGTAGAATCCAGATGGAATTGGTACCAAGAATCGATTGCCGAAGGGGATCCCGACCTAGTTGCCTTCTTTGAAGTTGCTTCGCTTGTGCCGGAACTCAGGCAACTTTACCCCTTTAAAAGCGTGTATTATTTTTGTTTTAGTCGCTGTACTCATTATCCTTTCACCAAAGACTGTCCTTACGTAAAACCCAAATATGACAGTGAAACTCATAAAGTGATCACGAATTATTACCAAGTTCTGTTACATGAAAAAGTTTTAGGTGAAGGAAATGCACAAGAAGTAGTTCAAATCGTTCTCCAGCATCTACCAGAAGGCTGTGGTCCGGCGGTTTCCTGCTCTGCAGATTATCTCTAA
- a CDS encoding SEC-C metal-binding domain-containing protein, which translates to MSKRRKGFPSETQVKRGVQIVHGDKLLEEKLGRNDLCPCGSGKRFKKCCLKKGCF; encoded by the coding sequence ATGAGCAAACGTCGTAAAGGGTTTCCATCCGAAACACAGGTCAAGCGAGGAGTGCAGATTGTTCACGGCGACAAGCTGCTGGAAGAAAAACTGGGCCGCAATGACTTGTGCCCTTGCGGTTCCGGGAAACGATTCAAAAAATGCTGTCTCAAGAAAGGTTGCTTTTGA
- a CDS encoding RNA ligase family protein, producing MGSSNEEFTKYPRTPHLFGSTGTDDDKHLGEQESIKFISDESLIVEEKIDGTNVGIHFKPDGQMVLQCRGHIITEGMHPQYDLFKQWAVVKRSVLEKMLECNFILFGEWVYAKHSIHYQRLPHYFFEFDIYDKQARVFLSLKRRLMLLEGTGIETVPVIYTGALKKKQLEKLIEPSAFNSEFENPLTNQIDNLMEGLYLRTESEGVVSKRAKFVRPEFVEKIKQSQHWQHQALIPNLLSKEADIWS from the coding sequence ATGGGTAGTTCAAACGAAGAATTCACAAAATATCCACGAACGCCCCATTTATTTGGCTCTACTGGTACCGATGATGACAAGCACCTCGGCGAGCAGGAATCAATTAAGTTCATCTCTGACGAGTCACTGATCGTCGAGGAAAAAATTGATGGTACCAATGTGGGCATCCATTTTAAGCCCGACGGTCAGATGGTTCTCCAATGCCGGGGACACATCATCACGGAAGGGATGCACCCACAGTATGATCTCTTCAAACAGTGGGCTGTTGTGAAGCGGTCTGTGCTTGAAAAAATGCTGGAGTGTAATTTTATCCTGTTCGGTGAATGGGTCTATGCCAAACATTCGATTCACTATCAACGACTCCCACACTACTTCTTTGAGTTTGATATCTACGATAAGCAAGCTAGAGTATTTCTCAGTTTGAAGCGACGTTTAATGTTATTAGAAGGAACAGGCATCGAAACTGTACCCGTGATTTACACAGGGGCATTAAAGAAAAAGCAACTCGAAAAACTGATCGAACCATCAGCGTTCAACAGTGAGTTCGAAAATCCGCTGACAAACCAAATTGACAACTTGATGGAGGGACTTTATCTGCGAACTGAGTCAGAAGGTGTGGTTTCAAAAAGAGCCAAATTTGTTCGTCCGGAATTTGTAGAGAAAATTAAACAGAGTCAACACTGGCAACATCAGGCTCTGATACCCAATTTATTATCAAAAGAAGCAGACATCTGGTCATGA
- a CDS encoding AAA family ATPase has product MNWNQLSSHSLDEILDWAEAQSWCQAMAQCNQDRGWHSEGDVWTHTRMVCAQLPELEEWETLNSHEQTVLIFTALLHDAGKPLTTQIEPETGRIRSPKHAIKGEHLARAVLRDLGCNLATREEIARLVRFHGRPAFLLEKANPDQEVVSLSWLVNNRLLYLFALADTRGRTTDSMQRPEENLRLWRMVSEENQCFDQPYPFANDQARFLFYRHSEPNLHYIPHEDYSCTVTMLSGLPGSGKDTWLAKQQVDLPVVSLDDVRGELEIHPTENQGKVAQVAQKRCRDFLRAKTSFAYNATNLSRQTRQRWINLFADYGARIEIVYIEPKFEIILQQNRQRTDPVPEKVIHELARKYEPPTITEAHALVFSEG; this is encoded by the coding sequence ATGAACTGGAATCAACTCTCATCGCATTCGCTTGACGAAATTCTGGATTGGGCAGAAGCTCAAAGTTGGTGTCAAGCGATGGCACAATGCAATCAAGACCGTGGCTGGCATTCTGAGGGTGATGTCTGGACCCACACACGGATGGTCTGCGCGCAGTTGCCTGAGCTGGAAGAATGGGAGACGCTCAATTCGCATGAGCAGACCGTCTTGATTTTTACGGCTCTACTACACGATGCGGGAAAACCGCTGACAACCCAGATTGAACCTGAAACAGGGCGTATCAGATCACCCAAACATGCGATTAAGGGGGAGCATCTGGCCCGTGCGGTTTTACGTGATCTCGGTTGTAACTTGGCGACACGTGAAGAAATTGCGCGCCTCGTGCGTTTTCATGGCCGTCCTGCTTTCTTATTAGAAAAAGCAAATCCCGATCAGGAAGTGGTCTCACTTTCATGGCTCGTCAATAACAGATTGCTTTATCTGTTTGCGCTGGCTGATACGCGTGGCAGAACGACAGATTCAATGCAGCGTCCTGAAGAGAATCTGCGACTCTGGAGAATGGTGTCCGAAGAAAACCAGTGTTTCGATCAGCCGTACCCGTTTGCGAACGATCAGGCTCGTTTTTTATTTTATCGCCACAGTGAACCGAATCTGCATTACATTCCACATGAAGATTACTCCTGTACGGTTACTATGCTGTCAGGACTGCCTGGCAGTGGGAAAGACACATGGCTGGCGAAACAACAAGTTGATCTTCCGGTTGTGTCTCTGGATGATGTGCGGGGAGAACTGGAAATACATCCTACCGAAAATCAGGGGAAAGTTGCGCAAGTCGCTCAGAAACGCTGCCGTGATTTCTTGAGAGCAAAAACGTCTTTTGCTTATAACGCGACAAATCTCTCTCGTCAGACTCGTCAACGTTGGATTAACTTATTTGCCGACTATGGAGCGCGTATCGAAATCGTCTACATCGAACCAAAGTTTGAAATAATACTTCAACAAAACAGACAAAGAACAGACCCGGTTCCGGAAAAAGTGATCCACGAACTTGCTCGAAAATATGAACCTCCCACAATCACGGAAGCTCATGCTCTTGTGTTCTCAGAGGGTTGA
- a CDS encoding 3' terminal RNA ribose 2'-O-methyltransferase Hen1: MLLTITTTHSPATDLGFLLHKHPDRFQSFDLSFGKAHVFYPEVSEERCAACLLLDIDPVGMVRRKVKDQQVLLDHYVNDRPYVASSFMSVAISQVFGSALNGRCKDRPDIVTTPLPLTACIDVLPARGGERFLRQIFEPLGYTIKAQQHSLDELFPDWGESSYFSVKIEGTKRLSELLNHLYVLIPVFDNRKHYFVGDDELEKLLAKGAGWLAQHPEKEQITRRYLKHQTSLFQTALARLVEEEQTAQIESRTKDDQPEEVLEKPMSLNEQRHGTVLATLRSSGARSVIDLGCGEGKLLRELLKDRQFEQIIGMDVSIRALENASKRLKLERLPERQAARVQLQHGSLIYRDQRLKGFDAAALVEVIEHLDPPRLAALERVVFEFARPKTVVLTTPNQEFNVMWETLPADQFRHSDHRFEWTRQESQDWANRVAAQYGYTVRFLPVGQEEKNVGSPTQMGVFEHV, encoded by the coding sequence ATGTTATTAACCATCACTACCACTCATTCACCGGCAACGGATCTCGGATTCCTACTGCATAAGCACCCTGATCGATTCCAGAGTTTCGATCTTAGCTTCGGGAAAGCACACGTTTTTTATCCCGAAGTGAGCGAAGAACGGTGCGCGGCTTGTCTATTACTTGATATTGATCCGGTCGGGATGGTACGTCGCAAGGTGAAGGATCAACAAGTTCTACTCGATCATTACGTGAATGATCGTCCTTATGTGGCTTCTTCCTTCATGAGTGTGGCCATTTCGCAGGTCTTTGGTAGTGCATTGAATGGACGCTGTAAAGATCGTCCTGATATTGTGACAACACCTTTGCCCCTCACGGCCTGTATTGATGTCTTACCCGCGCGCGGTGGTGAGAGATTCTTACGTCAAATTTTTGAGCCACTCGGATATACAATTAAAGCTCAACAACATTCCCTAGATGAACTCTTTCCGGATTGGGGTGAGAGTTCCTACTTCTCAGTCAAAATTGAAGGTACGAAAAGACTTTCTGAGTTATTGAATCATCTTTATGTTCTCATTCCGGTGTTTGACAATCGTAAACACTACTTTGTCGGAGACGATGAACTGGAGAAATTACTTGCCAAAGGTGCGGGTTGGTTAGCGCAGCACCCTGAAAAAGAACAGATTACCCGACGTTATCTGAAGCATCAGACAAGCTTGTTTCAAACAGCACTTGCAAGACTTGTTGAAGAAGAACAAACAGCTCAGATCGAATCTCGGACTAAAGACGACCAACCAGAAGAAGTCCTGGAAAAGCCGATGAGCCTCAATGAGCAACGTCATGGAACCGTGTTGGCCACTCTGCGTTCCAGCGGTGCTCGGAGTGTGATAGATCTTGGCTGTGGAGAAGGAAAGCTGCTGCGAGAACTGCTTAAAGATCGGCAGTTCGAACAGATTATCGGCATGGATGTTTCGATCCGTGCGTTAGAAAACGCCTCGAAACGGCTCAAGCTGGAACGGCTGCCCGAACGCCAGGCGGCGCGGGTTCAACTACAGCATGGTTCGCTGATCTATCGGGATCAACGCTTAAAGGGTTTTGATGCGGCTGCGCTGGTTGAAGTGATCGAACACCTGGATCCGCCCAGACTGGCAGCATTGGAACGGGTTGTGTTTGAATTCGCCCGCCCCAAAACAGTCGTGCTGACAACGCCGAACCAGGAATTTAACGTGATGTGGGAAACGTTGCCTGCCGACCAATTCCGGCATTCCGATCATCGTTTCGAATGGACGCGACAAGAGTCTCAAGACTGGGCCAACCGGGTTGCCGCGCAGTACGGATACACGGTGCGATTTTTACCGGTTGGACAGGAAGAGAAAAATGTCGGATCGCCGACTCAGATGGGAGTATTTGAACATGTCTAG
- a CDS encoding polynucleotide kinase-phosphatase produces MNIKIPNLSLVVLIGPSGSGKSTFAQKHFLPTEVISSDTCRGLVSDDENNQSVTKDAFEVLNFIAAKRLALGKLTIVDATNVQRDAREPWVQLARKYHCLPVAIVLNTPQKVCQERNRSRPDRAFGPHVVRQQRSQLRQHLKRLKREGFRHVFVMESVEEIEAATVERVPLWNDKRDEHGPFDIIGDIHGCCDELEELLTQLGYEKSVKEAEDPLWRNHFYSHPEGRKAVFVGDLVDRGPRVVDVVRIVRNMVQQGTGLCVPGNHDVKLLRKLSGKNVQVKHGLAETLSDIESLPDDVRDPFCKSLAQFIDGLVSHYVLDDGKLVVAHAGMKEEMQGRGSGKVREFALYGETTGETDEFGFPIRYNWAAEYRGSANVVYGHTPVPEPEWLNRTVNVDTGCVFGGKLTALRYPEREFISVAAKQTYCESSRPFLPEHKQASMLSAQQLHDDILDAEDVIGKRIVSTRLQSNITIREENSTAALEVMSRFAANPKWLIYLPPTMSPPETTAEAGLLEHPTEAFSYFRSQGVPEVICEEKHMGSRAVIVICRDKATAQQRFGVTEEEIGIVYTRTGRRFFNDALLETQFLERLRAAMTASGFWDEFDTTWACFDCELMPWSTKAQAILQSQYAAVGAAGNGALPEVVSVLQQTSQRMNHDDKQQIDDVLSRFQNRRESVEQFVTAYRQYCWPVESLSDLKLAPFHLLATEGQVHIDQNHLWHMETLAKVCREDQELLLATEYKVVDVTDPNSEKAGIHWWTSLTEQGGEGMVVKPVDWVVRGKKGLIQPAVKCRGKEYLRIIYGPDYDSEKNLSRLRNRSLGRKRSLALREFALGVESLERFVRKEPLRRVHECVFGVLALESEPVDPRL; encoded by the coding sequence ATGAATATCAAAATTCCCAACTTGTCACTTGTCGTTCTCATCGGCCCTAGTGGTTCGGGAAAAAGTACGTTTGCACAAAAACACTTTCTGCCGACCGAAGTCATTTCGTCTGATACTTGTCGTGGACTGGTCAGTGATGATGAAAACAATCAAAGTGTCACGAAAGATGCTTTTGAGGTTTTGAACTTTATTGCCGCCAAACGACTAGCTCTGGGCAAACTGACCATTGTTGACGCCACCAATGTCCAGAGAGACGCGCGAGAGCCCTGGGTTCAATTGGCGAGAAAATATCATTGCTTGCCGGTTGCAATCGTGCTGAATACACCTCAAAAAGTTTGCCAGGAACGCAATCGAAGTCGGCCTGATCGTGCTTTTGGGCCGCATGTCGTGCGGCAGCAACGATCTCAGCTTCGTCAACATTTAAAACGTCTCAAGCGTGAAGGATTTCGACATGTCTTTGTGATGGAAAGTGTTGAAGAAATCGAAGCAGCGACAGTCGAACGTGTTCCACTTTGGAACGATAAGCGTGACGAACACGGACCGTTCGATATCATCGGTGATATTCATGGATGCTGCGATGAACTTGAAGAGTTGCTCACACAATTAGGTTACGAAAAAAGTGTGAAAGAAGCAGAAGACCCACTTTGGAGAAATCATTTCTATTCACATCCGGAAGGACGTAAAGCCGTTTTTGTGGGCGATCTGGTCGATCGTGGTCCGCGCGTTGTCGATGTTGTGCGAATTGTTCGCAACATGGTTCAGCAAGGTACAGGACTCTGTGTACCCGGCAACCATGATGTGAAACTCTTACGCAAATTAAGTGGTAAGAACGTTCAAGTGAAACACGGTCTGGCTGAGACGCTGTCTGACATCGAATCGCTGCCTGACGATGTACGTGATCCGTTTTGTAAATCACTGGCGCAATTTATCGATGGTCTTGTCAGTCATTACGTGCTCGACGATGGCAAGCTGGTTGTAGCTCATGCAGGTATGAAAGAAGAGATGCAGGGGCGAGGTTCGGGTAAAGTACGTGAGTTTGCTCTGTACGGAGAAACAACTGGGGAAACAGATGAGTTTGGTTTTCCCATACGATACAATTGGGCGGCGGAATACCGAGGTTCGGCAAATGTCGTCTACGGCCACACTCCCGTTCCGGAGCCGGAGTGGCTGAATCGAACGGTCAACGTCGATACGGGTTGTGTCTTTGGCGGCAAGTTGACTGCTCTGCGATATCCTGAGAGAGAATTCATCTCGGTTGCTGCTAAGCAGACCTATTGCGAATCGTCTCGCCCATTCCTGCCCGAACACAAACAGGCATCAATGTTGTCTGCACAACAGCTGCATGATGATATTCTTGATGCAGAAGATGTGATCGGCAAGCGAATTGTTTCGACACGACTGCAAAGTAATATTACAATTCGAGAAGAGAACTCAACAGCTGCCTTGGAAGTCATGAGCCGTTTCGCTGCCAACCCAAAGTGGTTGATTTATCTACCACCAACGATGTCACCTCCGGAGACAACAGCTGAAGCGGGTTTGTTAGAGCATCCGACGGAAGCCTTTTCCTACTTTCGCAGTCAAGGAGTGCCGGAGGTGATCTGTGAAGAGAAACATATGGGATCACGGGCCGTGATTGTGATCTGTCGTGATAAAGCAACCGCTCAACAACGATTTGGCGTAACCGAAGAGGAAATCGGCATTGTCTACACACGTACGGGTAGACGCTTCTTCAACGATGCGTTACTGGAAACACAATTTCTTGAGCGATTGCGGGCCGCTATGACCGCATCAGGGTTTTGGGATGAGTTTGATACGACCTGGGCCTGCTTCGACTGCGAATTGATGCCTTGGTCAACGAAGGCACAAGCAATATTACAATCACAATATGCGGCCGTAGGTGCGGCGGGAAACGGAGCGCTACCTGAAGTCGTCTCCGTGCTCCAACAAACTTCACAACGAATGAATCATGACGATAAACAACAGATTGATGATGTGTTATCACGATTTCAAAATCGTCGAGAGTCTGTTGAACAATTTGTGACAGCATATCGGCAATACTGCTGGCCCGTTGAATCACTTAGTGACCTGAAACTGGCTCCCTTTCATTTGCTGGCAACAGAGGGTCAGGTTCATATCGACCAGAATCATCTCTGGCACATGGAAACGCTGGCAAAAGTGTGTCGCGAAGATCAGGAACTATTATTAGCAACAGAGTACAAAGTGGTTGACGTGACTGATCCAAATAGTGAGAAAGCAGGAATCCACTGGTGGACGAGCTTGACAGAGCAAGGCGGAGAAGGCATGGTTGTAAAACCCGTTGATTGGGTTGTGCGTGGAAAAAAAGGATTAATCCAACCAGCGGTAAAATGCCGTGGGAAAGAATATTTGCGAATTATCTACGGCCCCGATTACGACTCGGAGAAAAATTTGTCACGTTTACGAAACCGGAGTCTGGGTCGAAAGCGATCATTGGCACTGCGAGAGTTTGCTCTGGGTGTTGAATCGTTGGAACGTTTTGTTCGGAAAGAACCACTGCGCCGCGTCCAT